The sequence below is a genomic window from Longimicrobiaceae bacterium.
TCCGCTCCCTCACCGCAGCCTTCCGTTCCTTTGCCCACGACATCCACTCACTCCTCAGTTTCCTCGAATGAAACAGCCCTGCGCTTGCGGGGGAGCGGCTGGGGGGTGGTGATCTCCATCCCCGTCCGGCCCAGCGCTCGCGTCGCCAGCCCCATGTCCGTCCTCCCGTTCGACCCGATGCATCCTCGCGCCTCGTCCGGGCGCCCGAGTCGCCCCTGGCCGCAAGAGCCGCACCCCGTCGCTCGCGGTCATCTAACGCCCAAAGCCGCTCCGCCAGCGCCAGCCGGCGAGCAGCGGAACCGCCCGCCACGCCATCCAGGCTCCCTCCCCCAGGCAGTTTTGGGGGAGGGCTGGGGAGCGGGCCGCGCCGCATCTGCTACCAACCTTCGATACGCGCCTCCCGCGTCCGCTTCCCTCCAAGCGGAACGGAATGTGCGCTACCGCCCCGGAACCGCAGGCCCGTTCCGCGGTCGCAGTTCAGCGTGCGTTCCGTATCCGTCCCAGAGACCAGAGCACCGGCGGGCCCGTTCCTGGGTCCCGCCCGCCGACAGATTTTACCGGGAAGCGACGTGGCGACCGAAGCGCGAAGCGCCGATCCTCTGCTGATCCGCGCCAACAAGCTCGACCTGCTCGAAAGGCTGGCCGACGCGTTGGCCCACGAGATTAAGAACCCGCTGCACTCCATGGTCATCAACCTGGAGGTGCTGAAGCGGAGGCTCGCCCGCGCCGGTGCGGGCGAGCAGGACGACGTGCTGCGGTACATCGGCGTGCTGGGGGGCGAGCTGGAGCGGGTGAACCGGCGGATCGAGCTGCTGTTGCGGCTCTCGCGGCCCGGCCGCGGGGCGGAGCCCGCCACGCTCAACGAGCTCACCGAAGAGCTGATGGAGCTGGTGCAGCTGGAGGCACGCCACCGCGACACCACGGTGGAGTACGACCCCGGCACGCACCTGGCCCGCGTGCACGTGCCCCGCGAGCCCGCCCGCCAGGTCATCCTCAACCTCGTGCTGGACGTGCTGGACGGGCTGGCCCCCGGCGAGCCGCTGCGCATCCGCGTGGCGCAGGAGGAGGGGCGCTCGCAGCTGGTCGTGGAGGGCAGCTATACGCCCGGCCCCTCCGAGCCGGACGAGGACGGGTTCGCGTCGCGCTACGGCGTGGCGCGCACCCTGGCCGAGACCATCGGCGGGCGCGTGGACCCTCTGGGCGTGCCCGCGGGTACTCCCGACGACTCCGCCGCCGCGGCGGGCGTCGTCTTCTCGCTCCCCGCCTCGCGCGGGTGAGCGGCCCGGCGGGCGCCCGCCCGCCGGCGTGACCCATCCATCG
It includes:
- a CDS encoding HAMP domain-containing sensor histidine kinase, with protein sequence MATEARSADPLLIRANKLDLLERLADALAHEIKNPLHSMVINLEVLKRRLARAGAGEQDDVLRYIGVLGGELERVNRRIELLLRLSRPGRGAEPATLNELTEELMELVQLEARHRDTTVEYDPGTHLARVHVPREPARQVILNLVLDVLDGLAPGEPLRIRVAQEEGRSQLVVEGSYTPGPSEPDEDGFASRYGVARTLAETIGGRVDPLGVPAGTPDDSAAAAGVVFSLPASRG